A genomic region of archaeon BMS3Bbin15 contains the following coding sequences:
- the glnB_1 gene encoding nitrogen regulatory protein P-II, whose amino-acid sequence MKKVEAIIRPEKLDPVKLSLEEAGFYGMTIHEVRGRGRQRGIILQWRAGEYRVDLLSKLKIEVVVDDGDVDKVIDAICEAAVTGKKGDGKIFVLPVEEAVRIRTREVGKKAI is encoded by the coding sequence ATGAAGAAAGTTGAAGCAATTATAAGACCCGAGAAACTTGACCCTGTAAAGCTATCACTGGAAGAGGCAGGATTTTATGGAATGACAATCCATGAAGTTAGAGGCAGAGGACGGCAGCGCGGTATAATTCTACAGTGGAGAGCAGGTGAGTATAGAGTTGACCTCCTCTCCAAACTTAAAATAGAGGTTGTAGTTGACGACGGCGATGTTGATAAGGTGATAGATGCTATATGCGAGGCAGCAGTCACTGGTAAGAAAGGAGACGGCAAGATATTCGTTCTGCCAGTAGAGGAGGCTGTAAGAATAAGAACAAGAGAGGTAGGAAAAAAAGCTATCTAA
- the bluB gene encoding 5,6-dimethylbenzimidazole synthase yields MDEKYVRYKSRKGVIYISDEVIDAIHKRRSVREFVDRDVSIETIKQILDAGRWAPSGLNNQPWKFIVVRDRELIARLSEQTSYGHILKGAAFAICVFLDRESSYDRDKDAMAMGAASENMLLAARALGLGGVWLGQILANRERVRQILKAPESLELMAVLAMGYPVEKERISSRKDLSEIAFLDRYGNPI; encoded by the coding sequence ATGGATGAGAAATATGTCAGATATAAGAGTAGAAAAGGGGTGATTTATATTTCTGATGAAGTTATTGATGCCATTCATAAAAGGAGAAGTGTAAGGGAATTCGTGGACAGGGATGTGAGTATTGAAACCATAAAGCAGATTCTGGATGCTGGCCGCTGGGCTCCGTCAGGCCTTAACAATCAGCCATGGAAATTTATTGTGGTTAGAGACAGGGAGCTTATTGCAAGATTATCAGAGCAGACAAGTTATGGCCACATTCTTAAAGGTGCGGCCTTCGCAATATGTGTGTTTCTGGACAGGGAATCCAGCTATGACAGGGATAAGGATGCTATGGCTATGGGTGCTGCCAGTGAGAATATGCTACTTGCTGCCAGGGCGCTGGGCCTAGGAGGTGTATGGCTGGGACAGATTCTGGCAAACAGGGAGAGGGTCAGACAAATCCTGAAAGCCCCGGAAAGTCTGGAGCTCATGGCAGTCCTTGCTATGGGATATCCTGTGGAAAAGGAGAGAATTTCATCCAGAAAGGATTTATCAGAAATTGCATTTCTGGATAGATATGGGAATCCTATTTGA